A window of Macrococcus sp. 19Msa1099 genomic DNA:
TTATAATACGCACTCACACGCGCATCATAATCTTTATAATCATTGAAATCAAATGGCTGATATTTGTTTTCGTGATAAACGACGTCAAATGGTAGACGTTCTTTCTGGCTACCTGCCTGATCCGGCACCCCTGCTACCATACCAAATAACGGATACGTATACTCCGGTAAATTCAGCAATTCACTCACACGCGCTATATCGTTTCTTAATGAACCGATATAACATATCCCTAAACCCATACTTTCTGCTGCTACTGCCATATTCTGAGCTGCAAGTGCGGCATCTACCGTCCCTACAATTAATGATTCCGTTGTTCCAAAGTAATCATCGACGCTCGTATTAAAATGCTGTCCAAGATGATGATGACGATTAAAGTCTACGACAAACACAAACAGGTGACCGTTATGTTCGACATAGCTCTGAGTGCTAACTGCCCTTAGCTGTGCCTTTAGCTCAGGGTCTGTTACTCCTATAATTGAGTAGCTTTGAACGTAGCTTGAAGTCGATGCATGCTGTGCTGCAGTTACTAATGTCTTAATTTGTTCTTGGGATAAAGGTTCATCCTTAAATTTGCGTATTGAACGATGATTGAGTAGTAAATCGATTGTATCCATAGTGCACCTCCGAATTATTTTAATCCTGGATAGTTCTGCTGACGCAATGCCTCATATATTAAAATCGCTGCTGTATTCGACAGATTAAGTGAACGTACATTATCGTTCATCGGTATACGAAGCGCTGTATCCATATATTTTTCCTTTACCCAGTCAGGGAGTCCTGTCGTTTCTTTACCAAATATAAAGTAATGTTTCTCATCTGTGTTGCTGTAATCAAATGTTGTATGTGGTTTCTTACCGAACTTCGTCAGTAAATAGTAATGTCCTTTATTCTTCTCAAAGAATTCTTCGATACTGTCATAGTACGTAATATTGACAAATTTCCAGTAATCTAAACCTGCGCGACGCAACATCTTGTCGTCGGTCGAGAACCCTAACGGTCGAATTAAATGCAGATCTGTATCTGTAGCTGCGCAACTACGCGCGATATTTCCTGTATTTGCTGGTATTTCTGGTTGATATAATACGATATTGATTGATGACATCTATTCTACACTTCCTAAACTTTTTAATATTTCTATTTTAACATCATTATCTGTTTCCTGCGTATATCTTTCTCTTAAATAATCATGGGTAGACATACTAATTTTTCCAAGTGCCCAGTATGCGGTCCCTTTAATTTCTGGTCGCACATCATTTTCCGCGACCTCTTTCAGGTCATCAATGGCATCTATTTCCTTGAAGTGCGCAAGCGCTAAGATAGCATTACGCTGAATCGGCTTCTTACCACGCCATGCACCAGCAAGATGACCATATTCATTCTTAAACTGTTTGTTATTCATCTTTAAAAGCGGCACAAGTAATGGCTTTAAAGTTTGTGGTTCCAGTTCAATATCATCGTGCGTCGTATTGATGCCACGATTTTTAGGACATACTTGCTGACATGTATCACAACCGTATAACCTGTTACCAATCTTCCCCCGGTATTCATCCGGCATAAATCCTTTCGTCTGCGTTAAGAAACTGATACATTTATTGGAATCGAGTTGTCCATCACCAAGCAGCGCACCTGTAGGGCATCGATCGATACATATCGTACAGTCGAGACATGAATCGATAACTGGATGGTCAGGTGTAAACGGAATAGAGATCAGCATCTCTCCTAAATAGGTCCAAGTCCCAAGTGTCTTATTTAATATAAAGCCATTCTTCGCTGCGTACCCAAGTCCTGCACGCTCTGCTACCGCACGATCACTTAGCACACCTGTATCCACCATATTCATTACTTTTGCATCGGGCACACGTTCTAATATAAATGATTCAAGCAATGATAAGCGTCGATTTAGAAGTGTATGATAATCTATACCCCACGACGCCCGTGCGAATATCCCACGACGCGCCCCGCGCATGCTTTTAGGAGTGTTCGGTAACTTATTCGGATAACCTACTGCAATCGCGATGATGGACTGTGCCTCTGGTAATGATAGCTTCGGGTCAATGCGCTCTTCAATAGAACCTTTCTCAAATCCTGATGCATAGCCTGAGTTGTAATAAGATTCTAGTTTCGGTCGCAGCTCATGGAAAGGATCTGCCGTCGTAAAGCCAATCGCATCAATGCCGACCGTCTTACTATATGCGATAATCTCCTGTTTTAACTGTTCGTTCATCGTACACCTCCTAAACATTTATAGTTTAACACAAAAAAGCATGTGGATATCCCACACGCTTACAATACTTTAGATAAAAAGCTCTTTGTTCTTTCATGCTTAGGGTTTGTAAAAAGTTCAGAAGGCGGTCCTTCCTCTTGCACCACTCCTTTATCCATAAAGATGACACGATCTGCTACTTCTCTGGCAAAACCCATCTCATGTGTTACAACGACCATCGTCATCCCTTCAAGTGCAAGCTTCTTCATAACTTGCAGTACATCTCCTACTACTTCTGGATCCAGTGCTGATGTTGGTTCATCAAAGAGCATCACATCAGGGTTCATCGCCAGTGCACGTGCAATTGCAACACGCTGCTTCTGCCCACCTGAAAGCTGCGACGGATAATATTCTGCTCTATCCTGTAATCCAACTTTATCAAGCAATTCCAGAGCTGTTGCCTTTAACCCAGATTTATCTCCTTTATTAAGCAAGGAAGGTGCAAGCATTAGATTCTCAATAACCGTCTTATGGGGAAAAAGGTTAAAGCTCT
This region includes:
- the nfsA gene encoding oxygen-insensitive NADPH nitroreductase → MDTIDLLLNHRSIRKFKDEPLSQEQIKTLVTAAQHASTSSYVQSYSIIGVTDPELKAQLRAVSTQSYVEHNGHLFVFVVDFNRHHHLGQHFNTSVDDYFGTTESLIVGTVDAALAAQNMAVAAESMGLGICYIGSLRNDIARVSELLNLPEYTYPLFGMVAGVPDQAGSQKERLPFDVVYHENKYQPFDFNDYKDYDARVSAYYKERTNGERDDAWSAQVIGMLKGKPRLDVDEVLKSKGFLKQ
- the trmL gene encoding tRNA (uridine(34)/cytosine(34)/5-carboxymethylaminomethyluridine(34)-2'-O)-methyltransferase TrmL; this translates as MSSINIVLYQPEIPANTGNIARSCAATDTDLHLIRPLGFSTDDKMLRRAGLDYWKFVNITYYDSIEEFFEKNKGHYYLLTKFGKKPHTTFDYSNTDEKHYFIFGKETTGLPDWVKEKYMDTALRIPMNDNVRSLNLSNTAAILIYEALRQQNYPGLK
- the queG gene encoding tRNA epoxyqueuosine(34) reductase QueG → MNEQLKQEIIAYSKTVGIDAIGFTTADPFHELRPKLESYYNSGYASGFEKGSIEERIDPKLSLPEAQSIIAIAVGYPNKLPNTPKSMRGARRGIFARASWGIDYHTLLNRRLSLLESFILERVPDAKVMNMVDTGVLSDRAVAERAGLGYAAKNGFILNKTLGTWTYLGEMLISIPFTPDHPVIDSCLDCTICIDRCPTGALLGDGQLDSNKCISFLTQTKGFMPDEYRGKIGNRLYGCDTCQQVCPKNRGINTTHDDIELEPQTLKPLLVPLLKMNNKQFKNEYGHLAGAWRGKKPIQRNAILALAHFKEIDAIDDLKEVAENDVRPEIKGTAYWALGKISMSTHDYLRERYTQETDNDVKIEILKSLGSVE
- a CDS encoding amino acid ABC transporter ATP-binding protein, which translates into the protein MISVNKLYKSFGEVEVLKGIDLEVSTGEVVAIIGPSGSGKSTLLRCLNLLETPTSGEIIFEGNQLTAKGTNINKLRQKMGMVFQSFNLFPHKTVIENLMLAPSLLNKGDKSGLKATALELLDKVGLQDRAEYYPSQLSGGQKQRVAIARALAMNPDVMLFDEPTSALDPEVVGDVLQVMKKLALEGMTMVVVTHEMGFAREVADRVIFMDKGVVQEEGPPSELFTNPKHERTKSFLSKVL